Proteins encoded within one genomic window of Ranitomeya variabilis isolate aRanVar5 chromosome 4, aRanVar5.hap1, whole genome shotgun sequence:
- the STARD3 gene encoding stAR-related lipid transfer protein 3, producing the protein MSKFPEDFRSDLERSLPAIASINSSLSQSLSPQFYLPPEQRRAISDVRRTFCLFVTFDLLFISLLWIIELNTNNGIEKNLEKEILDYQFSTSFFDIFLLAVFRFSVLLLGYAILRLRHWWAIAITTLVTSAFLIVKVIMSQLLSKGAFGYLLPIISFVLAWLETWFLDFKVLTQEAEEERWYLAAQAAALRPSLLFPGAPSEGQFYSPPESFAGSDNEFDDDDEAVGRKAVTLQEREYVRKGKEAMEILEQILAQEVSWNFEKRNDVGDVVYTLDVPFHGRSFILKALIQCPAEVVYQEVILQPEKMVLWNRTVAVCQILQRVDDNTLVSYDVSAGAAGGVVSPRDFVNIRRIERRKDRYLSAGIAGTHHTRPPLTKYVRGENGPGGFVVLKSSRNPSVCTFVWILNTDLKGRLPRYLINQSLAATMFEFCSFLRKRVSDVYSGSS; encoded by the exons ATGAGTAAATTCCCAGAAGATTTCCGATCTGACTTGGAGAGGAGTCTACCAGCGATCGCCTCCATCAACTCTTCCTTGAGTCAGAGTTTATCACCGCAGTTCTACCTCCCCCCGGAGCAGCGCCGGGCGATCTCGGATGTGCGCCGGACGTTCTGCCTTTTTGTCACGTTTGATCTGCTCTTCATATCTCTCTTGTGGATCATTGAGCTGAAT ACTAATAATGGGATTGAGAAGAACTTGGAAAAAGAGATTTTGGATTACCAGTTTAGTACCTCGTTTTTTGACATTTTT CTCCTGGCAGTCTTCCGCTTCTCTGTTCTGCTGCTAGGCTATGCCATCCTCCGACTTCGACATTGGTGGGCTATTGCT ATCACAACCCTGGTGACCAGCGCCTTTCTGATTGTTAAAGTCATTATGTCACAG CTTTTATCCAAAGGGGCTTTTGGGTATCTTTTGCCTATTATTTCATTTGTATTGGCTTGGCTGGAAACATGGTTCCTGGACTTCAAGGTTTTGACTCAAGAAGCAGAGGAAGAGCGAT GGTACCTGGCTGCACAAGCTGCCGCTCTTCGGCCTTCACTTTTGTTCCCAGGCGCTCCCTCAGAAGGGCAGTTTTACTCCCCACCAGAGTCCTTTGCAG GGTCAGATAATGAGTTTGATGACGACGACGAAGCTGTGGGCCGGAAGGCTGTTACCCTTCAAGAACGAGAGTATGTAAGGAAGGGAAAAGAGGCTATGGAGATCTTAGAGCAGATATTGGCGCAGGAAGTCAGCTGGAATTTTGAAAAGAGGAAT GATGTTGGAGACGTCGTGTACACATTAGACGTGCCTTTCCATGGAAGATCATTCATCCTAAAG GCTCTGATTCAGTGCCCCGCAGAGGTCGTGTACCAGGAGGTCATCCTACAACCTGAAAAGATGGTCTTATGGAACCGAACAGTGGCTGTTTGTCAG ATCTTACAGCGTGTGGATGATAACACCCTTGTATCGTATGACGTCTCTGCGGGAGCTGCCGGTGGAGTAGTGTCACCCAG AGATTTTGTGAATATACGAAGAATCGAGAGAAGAAAAGATCGCTACTTGTCAGCTGGCATTGCAGGGACGCACCATACTAGACCTCCATTGACAAAATATGTCCG aggagaaaatggaccaggaGGTTTTGTAGTACTTAAAAGCTCTCGAAACCCCTCTGTCTGCACTTTTGTATGGATCCTTAACACTGATTTGAAG GGTCGCCTACCCCGCTACCTCATCAACCAGAGCCTGGCCGCCACCATGTTTGAATTCTGCAGCTTCCTTCGGAAGAGAGTCAGCGACGTTTACAGTGGATCATCATAG